A window from Barnesiella propionica encodes these proteins:
- a CDS encoding M16 family metallopeptidase, with amino-acid sequence MKRSIFFLLFAIVFFCTKAKVSSSLQVKQYTLKNGLTVWLNEDHNQPKIFGAIVVKAGAKDCPDTGIAHYFEHMMFKGTDKIGTTDYFAEKIWLDSIAKKYDELATKISPNERNNIQTEINTLSIKAGEYAIPNEFDRLLTRYGGTGINAGTSYDCTVYYNTFSPQYIAQWAEINSERLINPVFRLFQSELETVYEEKNMYSDFIGYQAIENLTKRYFEPHPYAYPILGNTDNLKSPRLTQMARFFKDYYVGSNMGLILSGDFDTQTVLPILEKTFSKIPSGTAPRSGTAPPPPFKGKEHFKIKLPIPIVKIMGLGFRGVPANHKDQIALNIAIGILNNSNGTGYLDQLSSGHKLLGAQAINESLNDAGILGILVMPKIIFQSYSSAEKLVWKQIERIKEGDFTDEMFRNLKLEQKRYYDTQMEDIDSRSSVMMELFSQGKTWDDYLNFVNRIDSLTKEDVIEAAKTYFNGNYLYVTKKTGNYPKDNISKPDFNPIVPKNSEAKSKYALQLEQMPVINHPPKYIDFDKDIHTTGLTEFVTLYTTENPVNDIFSLDISYRTGILDNSILTHLADYLLYLGTDSITYQDFRNRLQSLGSTLSFSSDDKSFIIHISGYDNHFDETLVLVGNFMKNAKADKKQLKQIRNNEQLEKHSFFKSGDMIANAILEKVMYGNSSRYLTKFSYPEVKKIKEDQLSKAFAHIQEIACDIHYCGKLSSSQVEKSIRKYIPVEKSKYEAHTPVHREKLSYNESLIYFYDMPSSSQSIIMGYVKGDTAKDSKDRHMSQLYTGYFGGDMSSLLFQEIREFRSYAYRVNAKFQFPSPVHKGKSGILLSMLSTQGDKTIDALGVLDSLIRFMPQKPERISATKQFITNNINNNYPSFRDISKKVASWKHAGYKEDPNRSLYTGIQNTDINDISRFYEEQVSGRPIIYIIVGNSRTINMEKLSSFGKIIKVKEKDIYR; translated from the coding sequence ATGAAAAGAAGTATCTTTTTTTTACTATTCGCAATCGTTTTTTTCTGTACAAAAGCAAAAGTTTCGTCCTCGTTACAGGTAAAACAATACACGCTAAAAAACGGATTGACCGTATGGCTGAACGAAGATCACAACCAGCCCAAAATATTCGGGGCAATCGTAGTAAAAGCAGGTGCAAAAGATTGTCCGGATACAGGAATAGCACATTATTTCGAACATATGATGTTCAAGGGTACAGACAAAATAGGAACGACCGATTATTTCGCCGAAAAAATATGGTTGGACTCTATAGCTAAAAAATACGACGAACTCGCCACAAAAATATCCCCGAACGAGCGCAACAATATACAGACAGAGATTAACACCCTCAGCATAAAAGCCGGAGAATATGCCATACCCAACGAATTCGACCGTTTACTTACCCGATACGGGGGTACAGGGATCAATGCAGGAACATCGTATGACTGCACAGTTTACTACAATACCTTCTCCCCTCAATATATCGCCCAATGGGCAGAAATCAACAGCGAGCGCCTGATCAACCCTGTATTCCGCCTTTTCCAAAGCGAACTGGAAACGGTTTACGAAGAAAAAAATATGTATAGCGATTTCATCGGATACCAGGCAATAGAAAATCTTACAAAACGATATTTCGAACCTCATCCATACGCATACCCCATACTGGGCAACACCGACAACCTGAAAAGTCCCAGGCTTACCCAGATGGCACGTTTTTTCAAAGATTACTATGTCGGTTCCAATATGGGGCTGATATTAAGCGGAGATTTCGACACACAAACAGTCTTACCTATTCTGGAAAAGACTTTCTCCAAAATCCCGTCAGGAACAGCACCCCGATCCGGCACAGCTCCTCCCCCTCCGTTCAAAGGGAAAGAACATTTCAAAATAAAATTACCTATTCCCATCGTAAAAATAATGGGACTGGGATTTAGGGGAGTTCCTGCCAATCACAAAGACCAGATCGCTTTAAATATTGCAATAGGCATATTAAATAACTCAAACGGGACCGGATATCTCGACCAACTTTCCAGCGGCCATAAACTGCTGGGAGCACAAGCTATCAATGAAAGTCTGAACGATGCCGGTATACTGGGAATATTAGTTATGCCCAAAATAATTTTCCAGTCCTATTCATCTGCGGAAAAACTTGTTTGGAAACAAATCGAACGTATCAAAGAGGGTGATTTCACTGATGAAATGTTTCGAAATTTAAAACTGGAACAGAAACGATATTATGACACCCAAATGGAGGATATAGATTCCCGTAGTTCTGTAATGATGGAATTATTTTCACAGGGAAAAACCTGGGATGATTACCTAAATTTTGTGAACCGTATCGACTCCTTGACAAAAGAAGATGTAATAGAAGCAGCAAAAACGTATTTCAATGGCAATTATCTGTATGTAACTAAAAAAACCGGTAATTATCCTAAAGACAATATCTCAAAACCCGACTTCAATCCCATCGTGCCAAAAAACAGTGAAGCTAAATCCAAATATGCCTTGCAACTGGAACAAATGCCTGTCATCAACCACCCTCCTAAATATATAGACTTTGACAAAGACATCCATACTACCGGCTTAACCGAGTTTGTCACCTTATATACAACAGAAAATCCCGTGAATGATATATTTTCGCTGGACATTTCATACAGAACCGGAATACTGGATAATTCTATCCTGACACATCTGGCGGATTATCTATTATATCTGGGAACCGACTCCATAACATATCAGGATTTCCGCAACCGGTTGCAATCATTAGGCAGCACTCTTTCATTCAGCTCAGACGACAAGTCTTTCATTATTCACATTTCAGGATATGACAATCACTTTGACGAAACACTCGTTTTAGTAGGAAACTTTATGAAAAATGCCAAAGCGGATAAAAAGCAACTAAAACAAATTAGAAATAACGAACAGCTGGAAAAACACTCTTTTTTTAAATCGGGCGATATGATAGCAAACGCCATATTAGAGAAAGTTATGTATGGAAATTCATCCCGCTATCTTACTAAATTTTCTTATCCCGAAGTAAAAAAAATAAAAGAAGACCAGTTGTCAAAAGCATTTGCCCATATACAAGAAATTGCCTGCGATATTCATTATTGCGGAAAACTATCATCTTCTCAGGTAGAAAAGAGCATCAGAAAATACATTCCTGTGGAGAAATCCAAATATGAAGCTCATACCCCCGTTCACCGGGAAAAACTTTCTTATAATGAATCCCTAATCTATTTTTATGATATGCCATCTTCCTCACAAAGCATTATTATGGGATATGTTAAAGGCGATACGGCAAAAGATTCCAAAGACAGACATATGTCTCAGTTATATACCGGATATTTCGGAGGCGACATGTCTTCTTTACTATTTCAGGAAATAAGAGAATTCAGGTCTTATGCTTATCGTGTAAATGCAAAATTCCAGTTTCCTTCACCTGTACATAAAGGAAAATCCGGGATACTTCTAAGCATGTTATCCACACAAGGAGACAAAACAATCGACGCGCTCGGAGTATTGGATTCACTCATCCGCTTTATGCCTCAAAAACCTGAACGGATATCTGCCACTAAACAATTTATTACGAATAACATCAATAACAATTATCCTTCTTTCCGGGATATTTCAAAGAAAGTAGCATCCTGGAAGCACGCCGGTTATAAAGAAGATCCGAACCGGTCTTTATATACAGGCATACAAAATACCGATATAAATGATATAAGCAGATTTTATGAAGAACAGGTATCGGGACGTCCCATTATCTATATTATTGTAGGAAATTCCAGAACAATAAATATGGAAAAACTGTCTTCTTTCGGAAAAATAATCAAGGTAAAAGAGAAAGATATATACAGGTAA
- a CDS encoding acyl carrier protein, producing MEERHFLDLIASMMYKTRKENLRPFTCYKELSEWNAVLAVSLSLMIQEEYRVQVTDEDFRQTDTIQDLFFRVKSRKKS from the coding sequence ATGGAAGAAAGGCATTTTTTGGATTTAATAGCATCTATGATGTACAAGACTCGGAAAGAAAATCTGAGACCTTTTACATGCTATAAAGAATTGTCGGAATGGAATGCGGTTTTAGCAGTATCGCTTTCTCTGATGATACAAGAGGAATATCGAGTGCAAGTAACGGATGAAGATTTCAGGCAGACCGATACCATACAAGATTTGTTTTTCAGAGTGAAGTCAAGAAAGAAATCCTGA
- the rfbC gene encoding dTDP-4-dehydrorhamnose 3,5-epimerase, protein MQFTELEIPGVYVIEPRVFGDIRGYFMESYKKHEFDAHIGPVNFIQDNESSSVYGVLRGLHYQKGIYSQAKLVRVTSGNVLDVAVDLRRSSPCFGKYVAVELSAENKKQLYIPRGFAHGFLVMSGTAQFNYKVDNVYAPEQEASIRFDDPQIGIQWPVPAARMILSSKDKGGAFLYEAECFD, encoded by the coding sequence ATGCAATTTACAGAATTAGAAATTCCGGGTGTTTATGTAATAGAACCTCGTGTGTTCGGAGACATACGGGGTTATTTTATGGAAAGCTATAAAAAACACGAATTTGATGCCCATATAGGCCCGGTAAACTTTATTCAGGATAATGAATCCAGTTCGGTGTACGGGGTATTACGTGGGTTGCATTATCAAAAAGGGATATATTCGCAGGCTAAATTAGTACGTGTGACATCGGGTAACGTCCTGGATGTGGCTGTAGATTTACGGAGGTCATCTCCTTGTTTCGGAAAATATGTGGCGGTGGAACTGTCTGCAGAGAATAAAAAGCAATTATATATACCCAGAGGATTTGCTCATGGTTTTTTGGTTATGAGCGGTACGGCGCAGTTCAATTATAAAGTGGATAATGTATACGCGCCAGAACAGGAGGCGTCTATCCGTTTCGATGATCCGCAAATAGGAATACAATGGCCGGTTCCCGCGGCCCGGATGATATTGTCGTCAAAAGACAAGGGAGGGGCATTTTTGTATGAGGCGGAATGTTTTGATTGA
- the rpsL gene encoding 30S ribosomal protein S12 produces the protein MPTIQQLVRKGRVVLEDKSKSPALDSCPQRRGVCVRVYTTTPKKPNSAMRKVARVRLTNGKEVNSYIPGEGHNLQEHSIVLVRGGRVKDLPGVRYHIVRGTLDTAGVSGRTQRRSKYGAKRPKPGAAPAAKGKK, from the coding sequence ATGCCTACAATTCAGCAATTAGTAAGAAAAGGACGGGTAGTTTTGGAAGACAAGAGTAAATCTCCTGCATTGGATTCATGTCCTCAAAGACGTGGCGTATGCGTGAGAGTTTATACTACGACTCCTAAAAAACCTAACTCTGCAATGCGTAAAGTAGCACGTGTGCGTTTGACAAATGGTAAAGAGGTGAACTCTTACATTCCGGGAGAAGGTCACAACCTGCAGGAACACTCTATCGTACTTGTACGTGGCGGTCGTGTGAAGGATCTTCCTGGTGTGCGTTATCATATCGTACGCGGTACTTTGGATACTGCCGGCGTGAGCGGACGTACTCAGCGTCGTTCCAAATACGGAGCTAAAAGACCTAAACCGGGAGCGGCACCTGCAGCAAAAGGTAAGAAGTAA
- a CDS encoding asparagine synthetase B family protein, giving the protein MCGIAGIAGEEEQIAKKLMLMTQSQIHRGNDFEDLWTDLFLDAGIGLSHNRQKTLDMLDESNQPFSDEDTGLVVIVDGEIYNYPELHQELSRHYNFRTKGMIEVISKAYHRWGENCLRRFNGIFAIAIYDRTARHLFLARDRFGIKPLYYAFQRGNFYFASEIRALFAAGIKHKASAERWAGYFVYSSYGSPGETFWDGIFQLPGGCAIYYNGYSIRESRWYSFGDEVEKVQMPNDRRKISEHYLELIDESIHENIQAGVPIGFCMSGKIDSAILLSSMFRHGKGYPFKVFSYYHGSLAGSDILWIEEMLAGTPFRLDRVKLTPRQAVNEAIHIAHCQEEPFDGLDSLAWSYMMRTTRRKGVGVLCDSLGLEDVWQCDWMNSGLRFDVLDDSGVLDPEFRKLARKPVYPHYFSDENRNLRYSDLFQERIPHILRFHDKISSAYTVLLRRPFLNHKLLEFSFAIPSEYKRDLNAKRSSLVADMAHRALPEDVRLAPCRCESVSRQWLKAELKNWAEDLILGLREGQTSYWFNGKRLEQAWHDYNGTLGDDYSAHVWKLLSLRLIMSVV; this is encoded by the coding sequence ATGTGCGGAATAGCAGGAATAGCAGGAGAAGAAGAACAAATAGCAAAGAAGTTGATGCTTATGACACAGTCTCAGATTCACCGAGGGAATGATTTTGAAGACCTGTGGACCGACTTGTTTTTGGATGCCGGTATAGGACTATCTCATAATCGGCAGAAAACATTGGATATGCTTGATGAATCGAATCAGCCTTTTTCGGATGAAGATACGGGACTGGTCGTTATCGTTGACGGTGAAATCTATAATTATCCAGAATTACATCAGGAATTAAGCCGGCATTATAATTTTCGCACAAAAGGAATGATAGAAGTTATATCGAAAGCGTATCATCGATGGGGGGAGAATTGTCTCCGCCGTTTTAACGGTATTTTTGCTATAGCCATATATGACCGTACGGCCCGGCATTTGTTTTTGGCGCGGGACCGTTTCGGGATCAAGCCTTTGTATTATGCTTTTCAGCGTGGGAATTTTTATTTTGCCTCTGAAATAAGAGCCTTGTTTGCGGCGGGGATAAAGCATAAAGCTTCAGCGGAACGTTGGGCCGGATATTTCGTTTACTCTTCTTATGGTTCACCCGGGGAAACGTTTTGGGATGGGATATTTCAGTTACCTGGCGGTTGTGCTATATATTATAACGGTTATTCGATAAGGGAATCCCGTTGGTATTCTTTCGGGGACGAAGTGGAAAAAGTGCAAATGCCCAATGACCGAAGAAAAATATCCGAACATTATTTGGAGCTGATAGATGAAAGTATACATGAAAATATTCAGGCCGGTGTACCGATAGGATTTTGTATGTCCGGTAAAATAGATTCCGCAATTCTGTTATCATCTATGTTCAGGCACGGAAAAGGGTATCCTTTTAAAGTATTTTCTTATTATCACGGATCATTGGCCGGAAGCGATATTCTGTGGATTGAAGAAATGCTTGCCGGTACACCGTTTCGTCTCGACAGGGTAAAGCTTACTCCGAGACAGGCAGTAAATGAGGCTATACATATCGCTCATTGTCAGGAAGAACCGTTCGACGGTTTGGATTCGTTGGCCTGGTCGTATATGATGAGAACGACACGGCGAAAGGGAGTAGGTGTGTTGTGCGATAGTCTGGGGCTGGAAGATGTATGGCAGTGCGACTGGATGAATTCCGGATTACGGTTTGATGTACTCGATGATAGCGGTGTTTTAGATCCTGAGTTCCGGAAATTGGCAAGGAAACCGGTCTATCCGCATTATTTTTCCGATGAAAATAGAAATCTGAGATATAGCGACCTTTTTCAGGAGCGAATTCCTCACATACTCCGGTTTCACGATAAAATAAGTTCTGCTTATACAGTCCTTTTAAGACGTCCGTTCTTGAATCACAAATTGCTGGAATTTTCCTTTGCCATACCGTCGGAATATAAACGGGACCTAAATGCAAAAAGGTCTTCTTTAGTAGCCGATATGGCACACCGGGCGTTACCCGAAGATGTAAGGCTGGCCCCTTGCCGATGTGAAAGTGTTTCCCGCCAATGGTTGAAGGCGGAATTAAAGAACTGGGCCGAGGATTTGATTCTGGGGTTGAGAGAGGGACAAACTTCTTATTGGTTTAATGGTAAAAGGCTGGAGCAGGCCTGGCATGATTACAACGGAACACTGGGTGACGATTATTCTGCACATGTATGGAAATTACTGTCATTGAGATTAATAATGAGCGTTGTTTAA